One window of the Pseudomonas sihuiensis genome contains the following:
- the ribF gene encoding bifunctional riboflavin kinase/FAD synthetase has translation MQLVRGLHNLQPQARGCVVTIGNFDGVHRGHQAILARLRERAAELAVPSCVVIFEPQPREFFGPDTAPARLTRLRDKLALLAAEGVDMVLCLAFNRRLRELSAAEFVQRVLVEGLGVKDLEIGDDFRFGCDRAGDFEFLKAAGQRYGFSVDASTTVEVLGGRVSSTRVRQALADGDFELAEALLGRPFRIAGRVLHGQKLGRQLNAPTANIQLKRRKVPLTGVYLVSCEIDGVIQPGVANIGVRPSVAGDGSAHLEVHLLDFAGDLYGRRLSVAFHHKLRDEQRFASLEALKAAIAADIAAAREYWQSHPLMKSPK, from the coding sequence ATGCAGCTGGTTCGAGGTCTTCATAACCTGCAGCCCCAGGCGCGGGGCTGTGTGGTCACCATCGGTAATTTCGACGGCGTTCATCGTGGGCACCAGGCCATCCTGGCGCGCTTGCGCGAGCGTGCCGCGGAATTGGCCGTGCCCAGTTGTGTGGTGATCTTCGAGCCGCAGCCGCGTGAATTCTTCGGTCCGGACACCGCGCCGGCGCGTCTGACCCGCCTGCGTGACAAGCTTGCCCTGTTGGCTGCCGAGGGCGTCGACATGGTGCTGTGCCTGGCCTTCAACCGCCGCCTGCGCGAGTTGTCGGCCGCCGAGTTCGTCCAGCGTGTGCTGGTCGAAGGCCTGGGCGTGAAGGATCTGGAGATCGGCGATGATTTCCGCTTCGGCTGCGACCGCGCCGGCGATTTCGAATTTCTCAAGGCCGCCGGCCAGCGTTACGGCTTCAGCGTCGATGCGTCTACGACTGTGGAAGTGCTGGGCGGCCGGGTCAGCAGCACGCGCGTGCGCCAGGCCCTGGCCGATGGCGATTTCGAACTGGCCGAAGCCTTGCTCGGGCGGCCGTTCCGTATCGCCGGGCGGGTGTTGCATGGGCAGAAGCTCGGTCGCCAGCTCAATGCGCCGACTGCCAACATTCAGCTCAAGCGACGCAAGGTGCCGCTGACCGGGGTTTATCTGGTGAGCTGTGAAATTGATGGCGTGATTCAACCGGGCGTCGCCAATATCGGCGTGCGCCCCAGTGTTGCCGGTGACGGCAGCGCCCATCTGGAAGTGCATCTTCTGGATTTTGCCGGCGATCTGTATGGCCGGCGTCTCTCGGTGGCTTTCCACCACAAGCTGCGTGATGAGCAGCGTTTCGCCTCGCTGGAGGCCCTGAAGGCGGCGATTGCCGCTGATATCGCCGCTGCCCGTGAATATTGGCAGAGCCACCCGCTGATGAAGAGCCCGAAATGA
- the murJ gene encoding murein biosynthesis integral membrane protein MurJ → MNLLKSLAAVSSLTMVSRVLGFVRDTIIARTFGAGVASDAFVVAFKLPNLLRRIFAEGAFSQAFVPILAEYKMQQGEEATRTFIAYVSGLLTLVLALVTAIGVLAAPWIVWATAPGFADEAERFELTVDLLRVTFPYILLISLSSLAGAILNTWNRFSVPAFVPTLLNVSMIVFALFLTPYFDPPIMALGWAVLVGGLAQLLWQLPHLKKIGMLVLPRVSFGDLGVWRVLKQMGPAIFGVSVSQISLIINTIFASFLVAGSVSWMYYADRLMELPSGVLGVALGTILLPALSKTYASKNRDEYRRLLDWGLRLCFLLVLPCTLALAILAEPLVVSLFQYGKFGAEDALMTQRALVAYSIGLLALILIKILAPGFYAQQNIKTPVRIAIISLLATQVMNALFVFGLEMAHVGLALAISLAACLNAGLLYWQLRRADIFQPLPGWGLFLLKLVVAVAVMVAVLLGLLQVMPAWAEGEMLVRLLRLCALVAAGLIAYFGMLLILGFRPRDFARRAL, encoded by the coding sequence ATGAATCTGCTCAAGTCCCTGGCTGCCGTCAGTTCACTGACCATGGTTTCGCGCGTGCTGGGGTTCGTGCGCGACACCATCATCGCCCGCACCTTCGGGGCCGGAGTGGCGTCGGACGCCTTCGTGGTGGCCTTCAAGCTGCCCAACCTGCTGCGCCGTATTTTTGCCGAAGGGGCGTTCTCCCAGGCCTTCGTACCGATTCTGGCCGAGTACAAGATGCAGCAGGGCGAGGAGGCTACGCGCACCTTCATTGCCTATGTCTCGGGTTTGCTGACTCTGGTGCTGGCGCTGGTCACGGCCATTGGCGTGCTGGCCGCGCCCTGGATCGTCTGGGCCACGGCGCCGGGTTTTGCCGATGAGGCCGAGCGCTTCGAGCTGACGGTCGATCTGCTGCGGGTGACCTTTCCTTATATATTGCTGATCTCCCTGTCATCGCTGGCGGGTGCCATCCTCAACACCTGGAATCGTTTTTCGGTGCCGGCGTTCGTGCCGACGCTGCTCAACGTCAGCATGATCGTCTTCGCGCTGTTTCTGACGCCCTATTTCGACCCGCCGATCATGGCGCTGGGCTGGGCGGTGCTGGTCGGCGGTCTGGCTCAACTGCTCTGGCAACTGCCGCACCTTAAAAAGATCGGCATGCTGGTGCTGCCGCGTGTGAGTTTCGGTGATCTGGGCGTCTGGCGCGTGCTCAAACAGATGGGGCCGGCGATCTTCGGCGTCTCGGTGAGCCAGATTTCGCTGATCATCAACACCATCTTCGCCTCTTTCCTGGTGGCCGGCTCGGTGTCCTGGATGTATTACGCCGATCGCCTGATGGAGCTGCCCTCGGGTGTGCTGGGCGTGGCGCTGGGCACCATCCTGCTACCCGCACTCTCCAAGACCTATGCCAGCAAGAATCGCGACGAGTACCGCCGCCTGCTCGATTGGGGGCTACGTCTGTGCTTTCTGCTGGTGCTGCCCTGCACCCTGGCGCTGGCGATTCTCGCCGAGCCGCTGGTGGTGTCGCTGTTCCAGTACGGCAAGTTCGGTGCAGAGGACGCGCTGATGACCCAGCGCGCGTTGGTGGCTTACTCGATCGGTCTGCTGGCATTGATTCTGATCAAGATTCTAGCGCCAGGCTTTTATGCCCAGCAGAACATCAAGACGCCGGTGCGCATTGCCATCATCAGCCTACTGGCCACCCAGGTGATGAATGCGCTGTTCGTGTTTGGCCTGGAGATGGCGCACGTCGGCCTGGCGCTGGCGATCAGCCTGGCTGCCTGCCTGAATGCCGGCCTGTTGTACTGGCAACTGCGCCGTGCCGATATCTTCCAGCCGCTGCCGGGCTGGGGACTGTTCCTGCTCAAGCTGGTGGTGGCGGTGGCGGTGATGGTCGCTGTGCTGCTGGGGCTGCTGCAGGTCATGCCTGCCTGGGCAGAAGGGGAGATGCTCGTGCGCCTGTTGCGTCTCTGTGCGCTGGTGGCCGCTGGGCTGATTGCCTACTTCGGCATGCTGCTCATATTGGGCTTCCGTCCGCGTGATTTTGCCCGGCGGGCGTTGTAG